Genomic segment of Bacteroides stercoris ATCC 43183:
TCTTGATTCAAGAGGAAACCCTACCGTAGAAGTTGATGTAATATTAGAGTCCGGCTTTATCGGCCGCGCTTCCGTACCCTCCGGTGCATCCACTGGCGAACATGAAGCCCTAGAACTGCGTGACGGTGATAAAAAACGTTATGGTGGCAAGGGAGTACTGAAAGCCGTTAACAATATTAATAATATCATCGCTCCCAAGTTGATTGGCATGTCGGTTCTTGAACAAATGAGTATCGACCATACCATGCTGGCCTTGGACGGCACAAAGACCAAATCCAATCTGGGTGCAAATGCAATCTTGGGGGTTTCGCTTGCCGTAGCCAAAGCAGCGGCGGCATACCTTGATATCCCCCTTTATCGCTATATCGGTGGAACAAATACATATGTAATGCCTGTTCCGATGATGAATATCATCAATGGCGGTTCGCACAGTGATGCCCCCATCGCTTTCCAGGAATTTATGATACGTCCGGTAGGGGCGAATTCTTTCCGTGAAGGTCTGCGTATGGGCGCAGAAGTGTTCCACGCCTTAAAGAAAGTATTGCATGACCGCGGACTTAGTACTGCTGTAGGCGACGAAGGCGGTTTCGCTCCCGACTTGACAGGCACAGAAGACGCTTTGGACTCGATCATTGCTGCCATTAAGGCTGCCGGCTACGAACCAGGCAGGGATGTGATGATTGCCATGGACTGCGCTTCTTCCGAATTCTATCACGACGGCATTTACGATTACAGCAAATTCGAAGGTGAGAAAGGCAAAAAACGTACAGCCAACGAGCAGGTAGATTATCTGGAAGAGTTGATTGACAAATATCCTATCGACTCTATCGAAGACGGCATGAGCGAAAACGACTGGGATGGCTGGAAGAAACTGACCGACCGCATCGGAAACCGCTGTCAACTGGTAGGTGACGACCTATTTGTCACCAATGTAGATTTCCTTGCCATGGGTATCGAAAAAGGTTGCGCAAACTCCATACTGATTAAGGTAAATCAAATCGGCTCCCTGACAGAAACGCTGAATGCCATCGAAATGGCGCACCGTCATGGCTACACAACCGTTACATCCCATCGTTCCGGCGAAACGGAAGATTCCACGATTGCAGACATTGCCGTAGCCACCAACAGCGGTCAAATCAAGACCGGTTCTTTAAGCCGTTCAGACCGTATGGCTAAATACAATCAGTTGTTGCGCATCGAAGAAGAGATAGGCAATAACGCTGTATACGGATACAAAAGAATAAAATAAGTGCCGTTTTCAAACTGAACCGAAATATCATAAAGACAAAGAGATATATCATCGCTGATATATCTCTTTTTTTGAGCCTCTTGTCGGATTCGAACCAACGACCCCGAGATTACAAATCACGTGCTCTGGCCAACTGAGCTAAAGAGGCGGGTGGGTAAGCTATCTACATCGCGCCGCTACAACCAACTACCTTTGCTGCGATCAAGCCCTGGAGGATTCGAAGGGAGCTGGCCGTATAGGACTTACCCGTTTTGCGAGTGCAAAGGTAGATAAAAATTTTAAATCTGCAATACCTTCCCCTAACTTTTTTCAACTTTAACAAGAATACAGGGTCTATAACCAATATTATTTATAACTTTGCGCCATATTTCTAAGAAAAATGGCAGAAAATAAAGGTTACATGCAATATGCAATGTTGTTCGGCACCTATTTGGGAGGATATTGGATTTTAAAATTCATCCTCTTCCCTTTAGGATTGACAATTCCGTTTTTATCTTTCCTTTTCGTAGGGCTCACGTTATGTGTCCCTTTCATGGGCTATTATTATGTACGAATGTATCGTAATACTGTATGCAGCGGCAGTATCAGTTTCTTGCATGCATGGATATTCACAGTATTCATGTATATGTTTGCCGCATTGCTGACGGCAGTGGCACACTACATTTATTTCCGTTTCATCGATCATGGTTTCGTTATCAATGCCTACGAATCTCAAATTGATATCTTAAACAAAAGCGGTGTACCGGACATAGAAGCCTATACAAACATGTTTCAAGAAACATTGGAGACTGTGAAATCGCTCACTCCCATAGATATCACCATGCAACTGGTGTCATGGAATGTATTTTGCGGTTCATTGCTCGCGCTTCCTACCGCCTTATTTGTAATGAGGCGTAAAAAGGAATGACAAGAACAGACAAATTTCAAATAAATCAGGTATAGTATAATATAGTAAAATCGTAAATAAGCAAATGGATATTTCAGTTGTCGTTCCTTTATATAATGAAGAGGAGTCTCTTCCGGAATTGTTTGCATGGATTGAACGGGTAATGAAAGCCCATGACTTTTCTTATGAAGTTATTTTTGTTAACGACGGAAGTACCGACCGTTCCTGGCAAATAATAGAGCAATTACAAACAAAATCTGATAAAGTGCGCGGAATAAAGTTCCGTCGCAATTATGGCAAATCACCGGCTCTCTATTGCGGTTTTGAACAGGCCCAGGGCGATGTTGTGATTACAATGGACGCCGACCTGCAAGACAGTCCTGACGAAATACCGGAACTATACCGCATGATTACGGAAGATGGCTACGACCTGGTGTC
This window contains:
- a CDS encoding DUF4199 domain-containing protein — translated: MAENKGYMQYAMLFGTYLGGYWILKFILFPLGLTIPFLSFLFVGLTLCVPFMGYYYVRMYRNTVCSGSISFLHAWIFTVFMYMFAALLTAVAHYIYFRFIDHGFVINAYESQIDILNKSGVPDIEAYTNMFQETLETVKSLTPIDITMQLVSWNVFCGSLLALPTALFVMRRKKE
- the eno gene encoding phosphopyruvate hydratase, producing MKIEKIIGREILDSRGNPTVEVDVILESGFIGRASVPSGASTGEHEALELRDGDKKRYGGKGVLKAVNNINNIIAPKLIGMSVLEQMSIDHTMLALDGTKTKSNLGANAILGVSLAVAKAAAAYLDIPLYRYIGGTNTYVMPVPMMNIINGGSHSDAPIAFQEFMIRPVGANSFREGLRMGAEVFHALKKVLHDRGLSTAVGDEGGFAPDLTGTEDALDSIIAAIKAAGYEPGRDVMIAMDCASSEFYHDGIYDYSKFEGEKGKKRTANEQVDYLEELIDKYPIDSIEDGMSENDWDGWKKLTDRIGNRCQLVGDDLFVTNVDFLAMGIEKGCANSILIKVNQIGSLTETLNAIEMAHRHGYTTVTSHRSGETEDSTIADIAVATNSGQIKTGSLSRSDRMAKYNQLLRIEEEIGNNAVYGYKRIK